Sequence from the bacterium genome:
GCCACCAGCTCGGCGAGATAGTAATTGCCGCCGGCGCCATCGAGATGCTGCTGACGTTGCAATTCCGCCGACACCGTCAGCGTGTCGATCGGGTGATTGCGATCGAACAAGGACTGCATTGCCTGGAAAATGTACTGATGGCTGCTGGTGTAGAAGCACCAGTCTTCCAGCAATTCGATCGCCTTGCTGACAGCATTGCTCTCCTGCAGCATGGCGCCGAGCACGGCCTTCTCCGCATTCAAATCCTGCGGCGGCAGCCGGTCGATAATCTGATCGACAGTCGGCCGCCGGACATTCTCGTCGTGCTGCGTTTTGCGCTGCGCTGCCGGATTTTCCAACATTTCTTTGTCTGGTTGGCGCCGGATTGCCGAGCCGCCGCACGTTCACGTGCCCGGCTGCTCTGCGCCCGGCGCGGTTTCTCAACTGGTAGTGCGGGCGATGCTTGCCTGCCCGGCCGCCGGGAGGGCCAGCACGGCCTGCCAAATTTCAAAGGCCACTTCACTTTTGGACAGCAGCGGCAGCCGGGTGATATTCCCGGCGGCGTCGATCAGCGTGACGCGATTGGTTTCCCCTTTGAAACCGGCGCCAGCCTCGGTTGCCTCATTCAGCACGATCAGATCGAGCGCTTTTTCCCGCAGCTTTTGCTGCGCATGCGGCACCGCGTTTTCCGTCTCCAACGCGAAGCCCACGTGCACCGCCGCGGTTTTCTGCCGGCTGAGCAGGCGCAGAATGTCATCGTTCGCTTCGAGCTCGAGCACAGTGGTGGCGCTGCTCTTCTTGATTTTTTCCGCGGCTCGCTGCCGCGGCCGATAGTCGGAAACCGCTGCGGTCATCACCACCACCTGCGCTCCGGGATAGTGCGCCAGCACGGCTTCGCGCATGTCATTGGCGCTCACCACCGGCACGGTTTGAATCTTGTAAGGCGGCGGCAACTCGGTCGGGCCGTGCACCAGCACGACTTCCGCGCCCAGCACCCAGGCCGCCTCCGCGACCGCGAAGCCCATGCGGCCGGAGCTGGGATTGGTGAGCATGCGCACCGGATCGAGATATTCTTCGGTGCGGCCGGCGGTGACCAGCACTTTCATGCCCTGCAGCGGTTGGCTCGGCTGCGCCGCGGCCAGCGCCGCGGCCAGTATCCACTCCAGTCGCGCCAGCCGGCCCCAGCCCGCGCCCTCGGTGGTGGTCGCCAACTCGCCGAATTCCGGATCAACGCAGCGGTAGCCGGCCTGCCGCAGGCGCTGCAAGTTGCGCTGCACCAGCGGATCCTCCCACATCGCGGCGTTCATGGCCGGACACAAAACCACCGGCACGCGCGCCGCCCGGATGGTGGCGCTCACCGGTTCATCGGCAAAACCGTTAGCCAGCCGCGCCAGCGTGTTGGCGGTGGCCGGGCACACGATGATGAGATCGCCCCAGCGCGACCAATTGATGTGCGCGATCGCCGCGGTATCGGCCGCCGGGAACAGGCTGGTCAGCACGGGATTCTCGCTCAGCGCCGCAAAGGTCAGGGGCGTGACGAATTCCCGCGCGCTCGGCGTCATCATCACGCGCACGGTGGCGCCCCGGCGCTTGAGCTCCCGCACCAACTCGCAGCTCTTGTAGCAGGCGATTCCGCCGCTCACCCCCAGGAGGATTTTTTTGCCGTTGAATCGCAGGGTCAGTTCTCCCGATCTGCGGGTGCCTCCGCATAATCGAAATTCAACTTGCCGCCCATCATCTCATCGAGCGAGATGGAAGTGGGCTTGGGCAGCTTGATCAGCTTCACCGGTGCCTTGGCGCGCTCGTCACGCACCTCTTCCACGTCGTCATCGCTGTCATTGGCGTGCACGTTGTCCAGGGCGCTGTCATAGCCCAGCTCCTGCTCGATGTAACGTTTTTGTTCGTCGTTGATCTGGCGCGCCCGCTTGGCGATCACCACGATCGCTTCATACAAATTGCCGGCGTGCCGCTCCAGTTCTTCCAGAGGTACAGTGCTGACCATGAAATTATCTCCGATTGATCGATGCGTTATGTGAATCTGATTGATTGCCAAATTGCCGCGCCCGGCGGCAGCTCAGTTGTCTTCCGCCGGCGCCGTTTGCCTGCGATAGCGCGCAATGATCTCCGCCACCTGCCGCACGGTATCATCCAAATCGAAATTCGTCACCACGTGATCATACTGTTCCTCAGCCGCCATTTCCTGCTCGGCGGCTTGCAGCCGGGCGGCGATTTCCTCCGCCGAATCGGTGTTGCGGCCGTGCAGCCGCTCGCGCAACAACTCCAGCGAGGGCGGGCGGATGAAGATCAAAATCGCGCGCTCGCCCATCAGCCGTTTGATGTTGAGGCCGCCCTGCACGTCAATGTCCATCAGCACGAATTTCCCCTGCGCCAGCCACTGCTCGACGTTTTCGCGCAGCGTGCCGTACAGGTTGCCGTGCACCAGGGCATATTCCAAAAAGCGGCCGCGGTCGATGCCCTGCTGGAATTCCTCCGGGCTGAGGAAGAAATACTCGCGGCCGTGGCGCTCATTGCCGCGCGGCTTGCGCGTCGTCGCCGAAACCGAATAACAAAAATCCGAATTGTTCGTTTGCAGCAGCCGTTGCAGAATCGTGGTTTTTCCACCGCCGGAGGGCGCCGATAACACCACCAAATATCCGGAAGCAGACGTTTGCCCGTCCGTAGTTGCGCGTGCATGATCCAGGGGCATGGCGTTACTCGATGTTTTGAATTTGTTCGCGGAGCTTTTCCACTTCCTCTTTGATCTCGACCACGAGATGCGCGATCTTGGCATCATTGGCTTTGGCGCCAATGGTGTTGGCCTCGCGATTCATCTCCTGCAGCAAGAAATTCAGTTTGCGGCCGGCCGGCGCCTCTTCCGCCAGTGCCTCCAGAAACAACGTGTTGTGGCTGCGAAAGCGCGTGCATTCCTCGGTGACATCGACGCGATCGGCAAGCAGGGCCACCTCCAGCTCCAGGCGGTTGGGATCCAATTCCTTCGTCTGCACCATCTCTTTCACGCGCTGATACAACCGCTGAAACTCCTCCCCGCGCCGCGCCAGCGAGCGCGCCTCGATTTCCTCCAGCCGTTGCTGTAGCGCTTCGAGGCGGCGGCGCAAATCATTGGTGATCTCCAGGCCTTCGCGCTGGCGCATGTCGTTCAAGTTGCGCATCGCCTGCGCGATGGCGTTTTCCACAGTCTGCCAAACCTCCGCCGGGAGCTG
This genomic interval carries:
- the coaBC gene encoding bifunctional phosphopantothenoylcysteine decarboxylase/phosphopantothenate--cysteine ligase CoaBC, translating into MSGGIACYKSCELVRELKRRGATVRVMMTPSAREFVTPLTFAALSENPVLTSLFPAADTAAIAHINWSRWGDLIIVCPATANTLARLANGFADEPVSATIRAARVPVVLCPAMNAAMWEDPLVQRNLQRLRQAGYRCVDPEFGELATTTEGAGWGRLARLEWILAAALAAAQPSQPLQGMKVLVTAGRTEEYLDPVRMLTNPSSGRMGFAVAEAAWVLGAEVVLVHGPTELPPPYKIQTVPVVSANDMREAVLAHYPGAQVVVMTAAVSDYRPRQRAAEKIKKSSATTVLELEANDDILRLLSRQKTAAVHVGFALETENAVPHAQQKLREKALDLIVLNEATEAGAGFKGETNRVTLIDAAGNITRLPLLSKSEVAFEIWQAVLALPAAGQASIARTTS
- a CDS encoding DNA-directed RNA polymerase subunit omega, whose product is MVSTVPLEELERHAGNLYEAIVVIAKRARQINDEQKRYIEQELGYDSALDNVHANDSDDDVEEVRDERAKAPVKLIKLPKPTSISLDEMMGGKLNFDYAEAPADREN
- the gmk gene encoding guanylate kinase; its protein translation is MPLDHARATTDGQTSASGYLVVLSAPSGGGKTTILQRLLQTNNSDFCYSVSATTRKPRGNERHGREYFFLSPEEFQQGIDRGRFLEYALVHGNLYGTLRENVEQWLAQGKFVLMDIDVQGGLNIKRLMGERAILIFIRPPSLELLRERLHGRNTDSAEEIAARLQAAEQEMAAEEQYDHVVTNFDLDDTVRQVAEIIARYRRQTAPAEDN
- a CDS encoding YicC family protein; the encoded protein is MTGYGQGEFKSDGYESFVEVRAVNHRFLDVTMRLPRALSAYEETVKEMVRKYVSRGRINLVVTLKSERDTGLGLRLDMEAASHHKQLLEKLRDDLGLAGEITIDHLLHFSEILTTDSNDQLPAEVWQTVENAIAQAMRNLNDMRQREGLEITNDLRRRLEALQQRLEEIEARSLARRGEEFQRLYQRVKEMVQTKELDPNRLELEVALLADRVDVTEECTRFRSHNTLFLEALAEEAPAGRKLNFLLQEMNREANTIGAKANDAKIAHLVVEIKEEVEKLREQIQNIE